The Cydia splendana chromosome 8, ilCydSple1.2, whole genome shotgun sequence genome contains a region encoding:
- the LOC134792878 gene encoding uncharacterized protein LOC134792878, with protein sequence MFLYFLFALVATSFARPPHFEGSPDLSIANARTPAPLNVITVPTNCPAGQEYINGECRDVWRADNIGRTPAPLNVITVPTNCPVGQEYFNGACRDVWRTDNIGRTPSPLNVITVPPNCPAGQEYINGACRDVWRTDNIGRTPVPLNVITVPTNCPAGQEYINGACRDVWRVDNIGRTPAPLNVITVPTNCPVGQEYINGACRDVWRTDIIGRTPSPLNVITVPPNCPAGQEYINGACRDVWRTDNIGRTPVPLNVITVPTNCPAGQEYINGACRDVWRADNIGRTPSPLNVITVPPNCPDGQEYINGECRDVWFKINSKFSLLEESAPDVEDQPNQEMVELATIFDYSSRNVISVPNQCPAGYAPDALGVCREIWVL encoded by the exons atgtttttatatttcctCTTTGCGCTTGTGGCGACAAGCTTTGCACGACCGCCCCATTTCGAAGGAAGCCCAGATCTTTCGATAGCAAACGCGAGAACTCCTGCTCCACTGAATGTGATAACGGTGCCAACGAATTGTCCTGCTGGGCAGGAATACATAAATGGAGAATGCCGTGATGTTTGGAGAGCCGACAATATTGGCAGAACCCCTGCTCCACTGAACGTTATAACGGTGCCAACGAATTGTCCTGTTGGTCAAGAATATTTCAATGGAGCATGCCGTGATGTTTGGAGAACAGACAATATTGGCAGAACCCCGTCTCCTTTGAACGTGATAACTGTGCCACCAAATTGTCCTGCCGGTCAGGAATACATCAATGGCGCATGCCGTGATGTTTGGAGAACAGACAATATTGGCAGAACCCCTGTTCCACTGAACGTTATAACGGTACCAACGAATTGTCCTGCCGGTCAAGAATATATCAATGGAGCATGCCGTGATGTTTGGAGAGTAGACAATATTGGCAGAACCCCTGCTCCACTGAACGTTATAACGGTGCCAACGAATTGTCCTGTTGGTCAAGAATATATCAATGGAGCATGCCGTGATGTTTGGAGAACAGACATTATTGGCAGAACCCCGTCTCCTTTGAACGTGATAACCGTGCCACCAAATTGTCCTGCCGGTCAGGAATACATCAATGGCGCATGCCGTGATGTTTGGAGAACAGACAATATTGGCAGAACCCCTGTTCCACTGAACGTTATAACGGTGCCAACGAATTGCCCTGCTGGTCAAGAATATATCAATGGAGCATGCCGTGATGTTTGGAGAGCAGACAATATTGGCCGAACCCCGTCTCCATTGAACGTGATAACCGTGCCACCAAATTGCCCTGATGGTCAGGAATATATCAATGGAGAATGCCGTGATGTTTGGTTCAAAATTAATTCGAA ATTTTCACTTTTAGAGGAGTCAGCCCCTGATGTCGAAGATCAGCCAAATCAAGAAATGGTGGAACTAGCCACTATCTTCGATTATTCATCGAGAAATGTTATAAGTGTGCCTAACCAATGCCCGGCGGGATATGCACCAGATGCGCTCGGTGTTTGCAGAGAGATTTGGGTGCTataa
- the LOC134792879 gene encoding uncharacterized protein LOC134792879 yields the protein MKITIVITLFLVVLLCVEGRKTGKSRGSGSGSRSSSRGKTAPQPAPTSFSNPQPSAPKPSLFGWQEKPAQRKTQTQRQQSTPTGSKTHSYPSSQTGLSGGNTQPKQATSSQVQPANNKPSYPAGNGLSGSGGQPPANGMSGNSGHGYPAQESVQRSNAPQQANKPPGNGYPASTGLSGNGGYPPSNGLSGNSPSSAHGYPPAQGSGHASGVAPPPYSAAGGAQYPGSGVAPPPYQAAPPSYSGYKPGGNYGSNNYGNNYHPQAPPPAYSNPGAHYGGYGGYGGHGGSGFNGYGSQMPGYFGNRGFGGGSRTSSALKGVGIAGAGVGTLLTGLALWNLARSTGHHHHTVIYDNRGQPVAVAPNNSTEPVVDPILGDLVNCTLTISSPNATEVLGIPCAIATSFTPEADVKEKGQDANADDKTECIVTVVTKAGREFATAIPCSILLRTAAENNVTEPPEVLNNGTDIANESVTLANQPSALMLSGDTNDPNNGGLNCTVESGDVRDPINPCFSVVHNLTVIPLNPTVPSDMVNSTPSAA from the coding sequence ATGAAAATAACGATAGTGATTACGTTGTTTTTGGTGGTGTTATTATGTGTGGAAGGAAGGAAAACGGGTAAAAGCCGGGGTTCAGGCTCCGGTTCGAGAAGTTCGTCGAGAGGGAAAACAGCCCCTCAACCTGCACCCACTTCATTCAGCAACCCTCAGCCCTCAGCCCCGAAACCATCGCTCTTCGGATGGCAAGAAAAACCTGCTCAACGCAAGACGCAGACACAGAGGCAACAGTCTACTCCAACTGGTAGTAAAACCCATTCGTACCCATCGAGTCAAACCGGTCTTTCTGGCGGTAATACGCAACCAAAGCAGGCAACAAGCTCTCAAGTCCAACCGGCAAACAACAAGCCCAGTTATCCAGCCGGCAATGGTTTATCAGGCAGCGGGGGCCAGCCTCCAGCAAATGGAATGTCGGGCAACAGTGGGCATGGTTATCCCGCGCAAGAAAGTGTTCAAAGGAGCAACGCACCGCAACAAGCCAATAAGCCACCTGGTAACGGCTATCCAGCTAGTACTGGGCTATCAGGTAATGGCGGTTATCCTCCTTCAAATGGTCTTTCTGGTAACAGCCCATCGTCAGCTCATGGTTATCCGCCAGCACAAGGGAGTGGGCATGCTTCTGGAGTAGCTCCTCCACCTTACTCCGCGGCTGGCGGTGCGCAGTACCCTGGTTCAGGCGTAGCTCCACCCCCATACCAGGCTGCACCCCCTTCGTATTCTGGATACAAACCAGGAGGAAACTATGGATCAAACAATTACGGTAACAACTACCATCCACAGGCTCCACCGCCGGCATATTCGAATCCAGGAGCTCATTACGGAGGTTACGGCGGTTATGGTGGTCACGGAGGATCTGGATTCAACGGATACGGGTCTCAAATGCCTGGTTACTTCGGAAATAGAGGTTTCGGAGGTGGAAGTCGCACTAGCAGTGCACTCAAAGGTGTTGGTATTGCCGGTGCTGGCGTGGGAACACTTTTAACCGGTTTAGCTTTATGGAATTTGGCGCGATCAACTGGCCACCACCACCATACAGTTATTTATGACAACAGGGGGCAACCAGTGGCGGTTGCGCCAAATAATAGTACAGAGCCCGTGGTAGACCCGATACTGGGAGACTTGGTTAATTGTACTCTAACTATAAGCAGCCCTAATGCAACGGAAGTACTGGGCATTCCTTGTGCAATTGCTACTTCCTTCACGCCCGAGGCAGACGTAAAGGAAAAGGGACAAGACGCAAACGCCGACGATAAGACAGAATGCATCGTCACAGTTGTTACCAAGGCGGGTAGAGAATTTGCGACAGCAATTCCATGTTCTATTTTGCTTAGAACAGCCGCAGAAAATAATGTAACCGAACCGCCTGAGGTTCTTAATAATGGGACGGACATTGCAAACGAAAGTGTCACTCTTGCGAATCAACCTTCGGCATTAATGCTTTCCGGTGACACTAATGACCCTAACAATGGCGGATTAAACTGCACGGTGGAGTCGGGTGACGTTCGGGATCCCATTAACCCGTGTTTCTCCGTAGTGCACAATTTAACAGTGATCCCTTTGAACCCAACTGTTCCAAGTGACATGGTTAATTCTACTCCCAGTGCGGCATAA
- the LOC134793248 gene encoding G-protein coupled receptor 143-like, protein MSDPTIQTFCCHHSGKNEDMAVRIMNEFNTDSYNTVCLVSSTIGILGALFQIVHYLWQTIPQRYNTFTSSRGRSIIMWLAVADLLASSGVLIRSSLWLKYKTILPMPDDGFSVLFCSITSAWTQYFYTATWFWTLFYAIDTWLTIKGRDSHQMVYHSVAWGLPAVTTGVGLSILYYPDATCHNLTSVTSALLKILPNYCATYVPIALVMVINPIMYVLAGKDVEMAVALPLAQFTSKERRVVDALRLKFFMINVVFYICWLPNLLNGILLWTMWFNMPVKVIISIWYVMALMNPMQALFNAMVYRKWSSTGYSMAPTMSSATIKGFQFSDEQSPLLGSEPPRLHLDPLPSSINNYSTL, encoded by the exons ATGTCTGATCCAACAATTCAAACATTTTGTTGTCATCATTCTGGTAAAAATGAGGATATGGCAGTGAGAATAATGAACGAGTTTAATACAGATTCATATAACACTGTTTGTTTGGTTTCTTCTACAATTGGTATTTTAGGCGCATTATTCCAG attgtaCACTATTTATGGCAAACTATTCCACAAAGATACAACACCTTTACATCCAGTCGTGGACGAAGCATTATAATGTGGCTAGCTGTTGCTGATTTATTGGCATCCTCCG GTGTCTTAATTAGATCTTCACTGTGGTTGAAATACAAAACTATTTTGCCTATGCCAGATGATGGTTTTAGTGTACTATTCTGCAGTATTACCTCA GCTTGGACTCAATATTTCTATACAGCAACTTGGTTCTGGACTCTATTCTATGCAATCGACACTTGGCTTACTATTAAAGGCAGGGACTCTCACCAAATGGTTTACCACTCGGTGGCCTGGGGTCTGCCAGCGGTCACTACTGGAGTAGGACTGTCTATTCTATATTACCCAGATGCAAC ATGTCACAATTTGACATCAGTCACAAGTGCCCTACTAAAAATTCTTCCCAACTACTGTGCAACATATGTGCCTATAGCACTTGTGATGGTAATAAACCCCATCATGTATGTGCTCGCTGGCAAAGACGTTGAAATGGCTGTGGCGCTGCCGCTCGCTCAG TTCACTAGTAAGGAGCGACGGGTTGTGGACGCTTTAAGACTGAAGTTTTTTATGATAAATGTAGTATTCTACATTTGCTGGTTACCTAATCTCCTGAACGGAATACTATTGTGGACTATGTGGTTCAATATGCCagtaaaagttataatatctaTTTGGTATGTAATG GCTTTAATGAACCCAATGCAAGCGCTGTTTAACGCTATGGTTTATCGCAAGTGGAGTTCCACTGGCTACAGCATGGCGCCCACAATGTCCAGTGCAACAATCAAAGGTTTCCAGTTCAGTGACGAGCAGTCCCCGCTTCTTGGCTCGGAGCCTCCGCGGCTGCATTTGGATCCATTGCCGTCTAGTATTAACAATTATTCGACCCTGTGA
- the LOC134792880 gene encoding A-kinase anchor protein 10, mitochondrial, with product MIKFWKSAAKGKTGCPVRPPETSAIDSSGSKTYLDTHIDSELKENSRIFLKKSKLNLSVHDILVDKKAIKYFIQFMETIGQHVLVKCWLELDNFKVLVLQNGSNGEIDNHWKLSRTKSFDLQCNSHSRPLPTHASQRFSWTEDSANAYKQNMQECSTSSLGNLAEHSVLENVSNYKCKHYNPTEEAINLFKKYVALEAPHQLDLPDSLRKTVITNICNPEGHIKEDCFKPVEDELFNQIEQRYFKDFQNSPLYIKAQIDLLTSGSLGLEDILYNEAILFYFMEYLEQESCSILLEFLMAVMHFRDNLINANTTSPEQAQTDAIVLYDKYFSLQATSPIGFSSNIRSTIESDICREGGPLPTCFDIPYQIVFNTLTRYVKAFLESELYYKYLSEMIHSVDNMWSANHKSHSDCSSEFSISTQNTLLAMGDPIFRKKKRNHSVPDMTIDSNQLYNADSLWQRKRYDGLILGRVNSLGRFESKFEPDPDKKDKSVFKKMVSRFAPINTSKVDEEMAWQIAHMIVKDVTDLTMAPPENERDDV from the exons ATGATTAAGTTTTGGAAGAGCGCAG CAAAAGGAAAAACTGGTTGTCCGGTACGGCCACCTGAAACGAGCGCAATCGACAGTTCCGGTAGCAAAACTTATTTAGACACGCATATAGACAGTGAACTGAAAG AAAACTCTCGGATATTCCTAAAAAAATCGAAATTGAATTTAAGTGTACATGATATACTTGTAGATAAGAAAgctataaaatactttattcaaTTTATGGAAACTATTGGCCAGCATGTGCTTGTCAAGTGCTGGTTGGAATTGGACAACTTTAAGGTCCTTGTTTTGCAAAATGGTTCAAATGGTGAAATCGACAATCATTGGAAACTAAGCAGAACAAAAAGTTTTGACCTGCAGTGCAACTCGCACAGCAGGCCGCTCCCCACGCATGCGTCACAAAGATTCAGCTGGACTGAAGACAGTGCTAATGCATATAAACAAAATATGCAGGAATGTTCCACAAGTTCTCTTGGGAACTTGGCAGAACACTCTGTACTAGAAAATGtatctaattataaatgtaAACATTATAACCCAACCGAAGAAGCcatcaatttatttaaaaaatatgtagCTCTAGAAGCGCCACATCAACTAGACTTACCGGATAGtttaagaaaaactgttataacaaatatttgCAATCCTGAGGGGCACATAAAAGAAGATTGCTTTAAGCCAGTTGAAGATGAATTGTTCAATCAAATTGAACAGAGATATTTTAAGGACTTTCAGAACAGTCCACTGTACATTAAGGCACAAATAGATTTATTGACTAGCGGCTCTCTAGGACTGGAAGACATTTTGTATAATGAagccatattattttactttatggAGTACTTGGAGCAGGAATCATGCAGTATTTTACTAGAATTTCTTATGGCTGTAATGCATTTCAGGGACAATTTAATTAATGCCAACACTACCAGCCCGGAGCAAGCTCAAACAGATGCAATTGTTCTCTACGACAAGTATTTTTCACTCCAAGCGACAAGCCCTATTGGCTTCTCCTCAAATATTAGATCTACAATTGAAAGTGACATTTGCAGAGAAGGAGGACCTCTTCCAACATGCTTTGATATACCTtatcaaattgtattcaatacCCTAACCCGCTATGTAAAAGCATTTTTAGAATCtgaattatattataagtatCTCTCTGAAATGATTCACTCTGTAGATAATATGTGGTCTGCTAATCATAAGTCACATTCAGATTGCAGCAGTGAATTTAGTATAAGCACTCAAAATACTCTACTTGCAATGGGTGATCCCATCTTCCGCAAAAAGAAACGTAACCATTCCGTGCCTGACATGACAATAGACTCTAACCAGCTTTACAATGCAGACTCATTATGGCAGCGAAAGAGGTATGACGGTTTGATCCTTGGCAGAGTGAATAGTTTGGGACGATTCGAATCAAAATTTGAACCCGATCCAGACAAAAAAGATAAATCGGTTTTTAAGAAAATGGTCAGTCGATTTGCGCCAATTAATACGTCTAAAGTCGATGAAGAAATGGCCTGGCAAATTGCTCATATGATTGTAAAAGACGTGACCGACCTGACAATGGCCCCACCAGAAAATGAACGTGATGATGTATGA